Proteins encoded within one genomic window of Polaribacter sp. NJDZ03:
- a CDS encoding DEAD/DEAH box helicase, which produces MTFQDLGISNQLQYAIDDLGYVNPTPIQEQAFSVVRSGKDVVGIAQTGTGKTFAYMMPILQDLPYSTQKHPRVLILVPTRELVLQVVEQIAQLSKYINTRVLGVYGGANINTQKQSILQGQDIIVATPGRLYDLALSNALKLKSIQKLVIDEVDVMLDLGFRFQLMNIFDVIPARRQNVLFSATMTEDVDALIYDFFKNPEKISVAVSGTPLDNIEQVSYNIPNFFTKVNLLHELLSDKETYNKVLIFVGFKRTADLLFKHLQEVFNDEMCVIHSNKTQNYRIRSIRQFDEGKNRILLATDVMARGLDFDNVSHVINFDTPEFPENYMHRIGRTGRAERAGKTILFSTPKEQETKESIEKLMDYEIPVLEIPEDVKISDLLTEDERPREDQGISKNRTSLEYVPGAAFHEKSEKNSQVNLGGSYRREIAAKYKKPKTRGDKNYNKHNKKKKK; this is translated from the coding sequence CAAACAGGTACCGGTAAAACTTTTGCCTACATGATGCCTATTTTGCAAGATTTACCATATTCTACACAAAAACATCCAAGAGTATTGATTCTAGTGCCAACTCGTGAGTTGGTTTTACAGGTGGTTGAACAGATAGCGCAATTATCTAAATATATTAATACACGTGTTTTAGGTGTATATGGTGGAGCAAACATCAATACCCAAAAACAGTCAATTTTACAAGGGCAAGATATTATTGTGGCAACTCCTGGTCGTTTATACGATTTGGCGTTAAGCAATGCTTTAAAATTAAAATCTATTCAGAAATTGGTAATTGATGAAGTAGATGTAATGTTAGATTTAGGGTTTCGTTTTCAGTTGATGAATATTTTTGATGTGATTCCTGCAAGAAGACAAAACGTTTTGTTTTCTGCAACTATGACGGAAGATGTAGATGCATTAATTTACGATTTCTTTAAAAATCCAGAAAAAATATCTGTTGCCGTAAGTGGAACGCCACTAGATAATATTGAGCAAGTTTCTTATAATATACCTAACTTTTTTACCAAAGTTAATTTGTTACATGAGCTTTTATCAGATAAAGAAACTTATAATAAAGTATTAATTTTTGTTGGTTTTAAGAGAACTGCAGATTTATTATTTAAACATTTACAAGAAGTGTTTAATGATGAAATGTGTGTGATTCACTCTAATAAAACTCAGAATTACAGAATACGTTCTATTAGACAATTTGATGAAGGCAAGAATAGAATCTTATTAGCGACCGATGTAATGGCACGTGGTTTAGATTTTGATAATGTTTCTCATGTTATCAATTTTGATACACCAGAGTTTCCAGAAAACTATATGCATAGAATTGGTAGAACTGGTCGTGCTGAAAGAGCAGGGAAAACGATTCTTTTTTCTACTCCAAAAGAGCAAGAAACAAAAGAAAGTATTGAGAAGTTAATGGATTATGAGATTCCGGTTTTAGAAATCCCAGAAGACGTTAAGATTTCTGATTTATTAACGGAAGATGAGCGTCCAAGAGAAGATCAAGGTATTTCTAAAAATAGAACTTCTTTAGAATATGTACCTGGAGCTGCATTTCATGAAAAGAGTGAAAAAAATAGCCAAGTAAATTTAGGAGGTTCTTACAGACGAGAAATTGCTGCAAAATATAAGAAACCAAAAACAAGAGGAGATAAAAACTATAACAAGCATAACAAGAAAAAGAAAAAATAA
- a CDS encoding Na(+)-translocating NADH-quinone reductase subunit F: MQILTAQELHNLAMNIVGKKLTKMGYEFQAINSQLKRHPQFVLFKKGEPTIFVLVKASNNIQNPNEYDTIWMETFKNHAKKQNAKVWFAGVGIANAESVESPVFKDQPYYEAFDDFIKILE, translated from the coding sequence ATGCAGATTTTAACAGCACAAGAATTGCATAATTTGGCAATGAACATTGTTGGTAAGAAGCTTACAAAAATGGGGTATGAATTTCAGGCTATAAACAGTCAGTTAAAAAGACATCCCCAATTTGTGTTATTTAAAAAGGGAGAACCTACTATTTTTGTCTTGGTAAAGGCAAGTAATAATATTCAAAATCCGAATGAATATGATACTATTTGGATGGAGACTTTTAAAAATCACGCTAAAAAACAAAATGCCAAAGTTTGGTTTGCTGGCGTAGGAATTGCCAACGCAGAAAGTGTTGAAAGTCCTGTTTTTAAAGACCAACCTTATTACGAGGCTTTTGATGATTTTATTAAGATCTTGGAGTAG
- a CDS encoding Fic family protein, whose translation MPGEFRSSQNWIGGASINDATFIPPIHSSINEYMGDLEKFAHNSESFFPDLLKIALIHYQFETIHPFLDGNGRVGRLMITLYLVEKGILKKPILYLSDFFERNRILYYDNLTKVREKDDLSQWFKFFLVGVIETTKSGINTFDSILKLQKEVETKLQTLGSRSHNAQLILNHLFQKPIIDAQKVKELTNLSSPSVYKLIDELEKLEILTEITGAKRGKIYLFREYTKLFK comes from the coding sequence CTGCCTGGAGAATTTAGAAGTAGCCAGAATTGGATAGGTGGAGCAAGTATTAATGATGCTACTTTCATTCCTCCGATTCATTCTAGTATCAATGAATATATGGGAGATTTAGAAAAATTCGCACATAATTCTGAATCATTTTTTCCTGATTTACTTAAAATAGCATTAATCCATTATCAATTTGAAACAATCCATCCATTTTTAGATGGAAACGGAAGGGTTGGACGACTAATGATTACTTTATATTTAGTAGAAAAAGGAATACTTAAAAAACCAATTTTATATCTTTCAGACTTTTTTGAAAGAAATAGAATTTTATATTATGATAACCTCACAAAGGTTAGAGAAAAAGATGATTTAAGTCAATGGTTTAAATTTTTCTTAGTTGGTGTTATAGAAACAACTAAAAGCGGAATAAATACATTTGATAGTATATTAAAACTACAAAAAGAGGTTGAAACTAAACTTCAAACGTTAGGAAGTAGATCACATAATGCTCAGCTTATTTTGAATCATTTATTTCAAAAACCAATTATAGATGCTCAAAAAGTGAAAGAATTAACAAACCTTTCCTCGCCTTCGGTTTATAAACTGATAGATGAACTAGAAAAGCTTGAAATATTAACAGAAATAACAGGAGCTAAAAGAGGAAAAATATATTTATTTAGAGAATATACAAAACTATTTAAATAA
- a CDS encoding Fic/DOC family N-terminal domain-containing protein, with the protein MKTFKSGNRINQGTYKSFQPNKINQQWGIEDMEVLNLLSQADRQLGRLDMYSEYIPNIDLFISMYVLKEATQSSKIEGTKTNIEDALLNKEDVNDEKREIGKKYRII; encoded by the coding sequence ATGAAAACATTCAAGTCTGGAAATCGCATAAATCAAGGAACTTATAAAAGTTTCCAACCTAATAAGATAAATCAACAATGGGGAATTGAAGACATGGAGGTATTAAACCTTTTAAGTCAAGCGGATAGACAACTAGGAAGACTCGATATGTATTCGGAATATATTCCAAATATTGACTTATTTATCAGTATGTACGTCTTAAAAGAAGCAACTCAATCTAGTAAAATAGAAGGAACAAAAACGAATATTGAAGATGCACTATTAAATAAAGAAGATGTAAATGATGAAAAAAGGGAGATTGGGAAGAAGTACAGAATTATATAG